A single Bacillus sp. HMF5848 DNA region contains:
- a CDS encoding ROK family glucokinase, with protein sequence MENKWLVGVDLGGTTIKMAFISEEGNILKKWEVPTDLTNNGLNITRDIAAAIKDKLEEINESKSKLHGIGIGAPGPVDVANGLIYETVNIGWKDFPLKEKLENETGLPVIVDNDANIAAIGEMWKGAGNGAESLIAVTLGTGVGGGIIINGEVVHGINGAGGEIGHMVAVPEGGAQCNCGKTGCLETVASATGIVRIAKEKLANTDADSVLREGDITAKAIFDAAASRDAVALDVIDNITLHLAVALANLANAINPRAIVIGGGVSQAGDILMQPLREKVEKFLFPRTKVDLRLETATLGNDAGVIGGAYLAKTKL encoded by the coding sequence ATGGAAAACAAATGGCTAGTCGGTGTTGACTTAGGTGGCACGACAATTAAAATGGCTTTTATAAGTGAAGAAGGAAACATCTTAAAAAAGTGGGAAGTTCCAACGGATTTAACTAATAACGGTTTAAACATTACACGTGATATTGCAGCAGCAATAAAAGACAAGCTTGAGGAAATAAATGAGTCTAAGAGTAAGTTACACGGCATAGGAATTGGTGCACCAGGTCCTGTCGATGTTGCAAATGGATTAATCTATGAAACTGTAAATATTGGTTGGAAAGACTTTCCTCTTAAGGAGAAGTTAGAAAATGAAACTGGGTTACCAGTTATCGTTGATAATGACGCTAATATTGCAGCAATTGGAGAGATGTGGAAAGGTGCAGGAAATGGGGCTGAATCTCTAATCGCTGTTACATTAGGAACTGGTGTTGGTGGCGGAATTATCATTAACGGTGAAGTGGTTCATGGTATAAATGGTGCTGGTGGAGAAATTGGTCATATGGTAGCTGTTCCAGAAGGCGGAGCGCAGTGTAATTGTGGAAAAACAGGCTGTTTAGAAACAGTTGCTTCAGCTACAGGTATAGTAAGAATCGCAAAAGAGAAGCTAGCTAATACAGATGCTGATAGTGTGCTACGTGAAGGAGATATTACAGCTAAAGCCATTTTTGATGCTGCAGCAAGCCGGGATGCAGTTGCTTTAGATGTTATTGATAATATTACACTTCATCTAGCAGTGGCTCTAGCTAACTTAGCAAATGCAATAAATCCAAGAGCTATTGTTATTGGTGGGGGTGTGTCACAAGCAGGTGACATTCTAATGCAACCTCTTCGCGAGAAGGTGGAGAAGTTCTTGTTTCCACGTACAAAGGTTGATTTACGATTAGAAACTGCAACATTAGGCAATGATGCAGGTGTTATCGGTGGAGCATATTTAGCAAAAACAAAACTATAA
- a CDS encoding YqgQ family protein, with amino-acid sequence MRTLYDVQQLLKKYGTIIYVGNRVADLELMEDELRELNKSQLIEPKDYQMALLLIRQQIQLELDKQH; translated from the coding sequence TTGCGCACACTATATGATGTTCAGCAGCTTTTGAAGAAATATGGAACAATTATTTATGTTGGTAATAGGGTGGCTGACCTTGAGTTAATGGAGGATGAGCTTAGGGAGTTAAATAAGTCACAGCTTATAGAACCAAAGGATTACCAAATGGCTTTATTGCTTATTCGTCAGCAAATTCAACTGGAGCTCGATAAACAACACTAA
- a CDS encoding spore germination protein, whose product MGNETKKAVSTKLQENVTFLKEELAVEKSFDVIQLDVNYAERDMSLFLIDGFAKDDILHYLMKLLADLKPEQLEGDTLEKLLKRYIPYIEVEKQNDLTKVVDSVLAGPTALVVDGVDYVIIIDARTYPVRGPQEPDTERVVRGARDGYVETIVFNTALTRRRIRDKSLRMEYMQVGRRSKSDIVVCYLEDIADSKHVEDVKKSISQIDTDGLPMGEKTVEEFITGRHWNPYPIVRYTERPDTAAAHLYEGHVIIIVDGSPSVLITPTTFWHHLQHAEEYRNKPIVGAYLRVVRFLAVWASLFLIPLWYLFSQQPELLPESWQFIGPNDPGAIPLIVQFLIIEVGLDMLRMAAIHTPSSLATALGLVAALMIGQVAVEVGFLTNEVILYFAIVAIGTFATPSYEMSLANRLSRLFLIIATALFGVAGLVIAFTLWLIMLARMKSYTTPYLWPLIPFDWRALRDVLWRAPMPLKNRRPSVLHPKDPDK is encoded by the coding sequence ATGGGAAATGAGACGAAAAAAGCCGTTTCCACAAAGCTTCAAGAAAACGTTACCTTTTTAAAAGAAGAATTAGCAGTGGAAAAAAGCTTTGATGTAATTCAACTTGATGTAAACTATGCGGAACGAGATATGTCATTGTTTCTAATAGACGGGTTTGCTAAGGACGATATTTTACATTATTTAATGAAGTTATTAGCAGATTTAAAACCAGAGCAGCTGGAAGGAGACACGCTGGAGAAATTATTAAAGCGATATATCCCGTATATTGAAGTTGAAAAGCAGAATGATTTAACAAAAGTTGTTGATTCAGTTTTGGCTGGACCTACTGCACTAGTAGTGGATGGCGTTGATTATGTCATAATTATTGATGCGCGTACTTACCCTGTTCGCGGACCACAGGAGCCTGATACAGAGCGGGTAGTTCGAGGAGCGCGTGATGGCTATGTAGAAACGATTGTGTTCAACACAGCACTTACTAGACGACGTATACGTGATAAATCACTACGGATGGAATATATGCAGGTTGGTCGGCGTTCAAAATCAGATATTGTTGTCTGTTATTTAGAGGATATAGCAGATTCTAAGCATGTGGAGGATGTGAAGAAGTCAATTTCTCAAATAGACACTGATGGATTGCCGATGGGCGAAAAAACTGTGGAAGAATTTATTACGGGGCGCCATTGGAATCCTTATCCAATTGTTAGATATACTGAGAGACCAGACACAGCAGCAGCTCATTTATATGAGGGACACGTCATTATTATAGTAGATGGGTCGCCTAGTGTGCTAATAACTCCTACGACCTTCTGGCATCACCTTCAGCATGCGGAAGAGTATCGAAATAAACCAATCGTAGGTGCGTATTTAAGAGTTGTTCGATTTCTTGCAGTTTGGGCTTCTTTATTTCTAATTCCACTATGGTATTTATTTTCTCAGCAACCAGAGCTTTTGCCGGAATCTTGGCAGTTTATAGGTCCAAATGACCCAGGTGCAATACCATTAATTGTCCAGTTTCTTATAATTGAAGTAGGACTCGATATGCTACGGATGGCAGCGATACACACACCATCCTCACTTGCCACCGCATTAGGATTAGTAGCTGCATTAATGATTGGACAGGTAGCTGTAGAAGTAGGCTTTTTAACAAATGAAGTTATATTATATTTTGCTATTGTGGCGATTGGAACTTTTGCGACACCAAGTTATGAAATGAGTTTGGCCAATCGATTATCTCGGCTGTTTTTAATTATTGCGACCGCATTATTTGGTGTGGCAGGATTGGTAATAGCATTTACGTTATGGTTGATCATGTTAGCTCGTATGAAATCATATACGACACCGTATTTATGGCCATTAATACCATTTGACTGGCGTGCCCTGCGTGACGTTCTTTGGCGTGCACCTATGCCACTTAAAAATCGTCGTCCATCGGTTTTACATCCTAAAGACCCTGATAAATAA